The Nocardioides sp. S5 genome includes a window with the following:
- a CDS encoding class I SAM-dependent methyltransferase yields the protein MPHDLDLAAPLREALLAADFTYDRVAEVIGEDAHRALGRNETLPALRRTSSGSALDTLVRLFLLQTPVDRADAERTLPGLVDRLCNAGLLEQSVGEVAARMDCRPYATSEVGADRDLWVVSDLTPGLDGAPVAVGADHVLGISSASTSLAQLTMREPVGSALDLGTGCGVQALHLAAHASHVVATDVNARALWMTGFNAALNDVSVDVRDGSFFEPVAGERFDLIATNPPFVISPATGERLVYRDSGLPGDRVVEHIVRTGPDHLTEGGWLQVLANWSIVDGRPWDERLGSWLRADCDALVVQRETLDPASYVELWLKDSGHHGGPDYARRYDTWLSWLEESGIEGIGFGWINVRLGAGSAGRHELLEWPYDVEQPIGAAIHDWGTAVDDLRDLTDDALTGTSLRAREDVQQETVGRPGAEDPEAIVLRQQRGFRRARQVDSVAAAVVGASDGDLALGQILDAVAELTGEDPGELRASRLPLVRELVDEGFLTL from the coding sequence ATGCCCCACGACCTCGACCTCGCTGCCCCGCTCCGTGAGGCGCTGCTCGCCGCCGACTTCACCTACGACCGCGTCGCGGAGGTGATCGGAGAGGACGCGCACCGCGCGCTCGGGCGCAACGAGACCCTCCCCGCGCTGCGGCGTACGTCGTCGGGCTCGGCGCTCGACACGCTGGTGCGGCTCTTCCTCCTGCAGACCCCGGTCGACCGCGCCGACGCCGAGCGGACGCTGCCCGGCCTCGTCGACCGGCTCTGCAACGCCGGGCTGCTCGAGCAGAGCGTCGGCGAGGTCGCCGCACGGATGGACTGCCGGCCCTACGCGACCTCCGAGGTGGGGGCGGACCGCGACCTCTGGGTGGTCTCCGACCTGACCCCGGGGCTGGACGGTGCCCCGGTCGCCGTCGGCGCCGACCACGTCCTCGGCATCTCGAGCGCCTCCACGAGCCTGGCCCAGCTCACCATGCGTGAGCCGGTCGGCAGCGCCCTCGACCTCGGCACCGGCTGCGGCGTCCAAGCGCTCCACCTCGCCGCCCACGCGAGCCACGTCGTCGCGACCGACGTCAACGCCCGCGCGCTGTGGATGACAGGCTTCAACGCCGCCCTCAACGATGTCTCCGTCGACGTGCGCGACGGGTCCTTCTTCGAGCCCGTCGCCGGCGAACGCTTCGACCTGATCGCCACCAACCCGCCCTTCGTCATCTCCCCGGCGACCGGCGAGCGGCTGGTCTACCGCGACTCCGGCCTGCCCGGCGACCGCGTCGTCGAGCACATCGTGCGCACCGGCCCCGACCACCTCACCGAGGGCGGCTGGCTGCAGGTCCTGGCCAACTGGTCGATCGTCGACGGCCGGCCCTGGGACGAGCGCCTCGGCTCCTGGCTGCGCGCCGACTGCGACGCGCTCGTCGTGCAGCGCGAGACCCTCGACCCGGCGTCCTACGTCGAGCTGTGGCTCAAGGACAGCGGCCACCACGGCGGGCCCGACTACGCCCGTCGCTACGACACCTGGCTGTCGTGGCTGGAGGAGAGCGGCATCGAGGGCATCGGGTTCGGCTGGATCAACGTGCGACTCGGTGCCGGGTCCGCCGGTCGTCACGAGCTCCTCGAGTGGCCCTACGACGTCGAGCAGCCCATCGGCGCGGCGATCCACGACTGGGGCACGGCCGTGGACGACCTGCGCGACCTCACCGACGACGCGCTGACGGGCACCTCCCTGCGTGCCCGGGAGGACGTCCAGCAGGAGACGGTGGGCCGCCCGGGCGCGGAGGACCCCGAGGCGATCGTGCTGCGCCAGCAGCGCGGCTTCCGCCGCGCACGGCAGGTCGACAGCGTCGCCGCGGCCGTCGTGGGCGCCAGCGACGGCGACCTGGCGCTGGGTCAGATCCTCGACGCCGTCGCGGAGCTCACCGGGGAGGACCCCGGTGAGCTCCGAGCCTCACGCCTGCCGCTCGTGCGGGAGCTGGTGGACGAGGGGTTCCTGACGCTCTGA
- a CDS encoding nidogen-like domain-containing protein, giving the protein MNNNGNVTFGSGLEQYTPSVLSGGTQFPIIAPFFADFDTTAEGSGLTTYGQSADGLTFCAQWLDLGYYEQHMDKTNSVQLVLQSAQGRPGRSPGDFDITFNYDRISWESGDASEGVAGLGGWSAAVGFSAGHGLPGSAFQMTGSFVNGAFLDGGPNALVSGSHGTTQPGRYVFEVRNAGFDLTPEPTAEPTATPPPVVVTKSSSSTSVRVSSKRIRAGSKVRVTVKVATDAAGSRTGSVRIKDGRKVVKRIAKLSSSGKARVTLKNVKRGTHRIRAVFSGNATTLGSTSKVVRLRAR; this is encoded by the coding sequence GTGAACAACAACGGCAACGTGACGTTCGGCAGCGGTCTGGAGCAGTACACGCCTTCGGTGCTCAGCGGCGGCACCCAGTTCCCCATCATCGCGCCGTTCTTCGCGGACTTCGACACCACCGCGGAAGGCAGCGGCCTGACCACCTACGGACAGTCGGCCGACGGACTGACGTTCTGCGCCCAGTGGCTCGACCTGGGCTACTACGAGCAGCACATGGACAAGACCAACTCCGTCCAGCTGGTCCTGCAGTCGGCGCAAGGCCGGCCCGGACGATCGCCCGGCGACTTCGACATCACCTTCAACTACGACCGGATCAGCTGGGAGAGCGGCGACGCGAGCGAGGGAGTGGCCGGGCTCGGGGGATGGTCCGCGGCAGTCGGGTTCTCCGCCGGCCACGGCCTGCCCGGCAGCGCCTTCCAGATGACCGGCTCGTTCGTCAACGGCGCCTTCCTCGACGGCGGCCCGAACGCCCTCGTCTCCGGGTCACATGGCACCACCCAGCCCGGACGCTACGTCTTCGAGGTGCGCAACGCCGGCTTCGACCTGACGCCGGAGCCCACCGCCGAGCCGACCGCCACCCCTCCGCCCGTCGTCGTGACGAAGAGCAGCTCCTCCACCTCGGTCAGGGTCTCCTCGAAGCGGATCCGGGCCGGCAGCAAGGTGCGGGTCACGGTGAAGGTCGCCACCGATGCTGCCGGATCGCGCACCGGGTCCGTCCGCATCAAGGACGGCCGGAAGGTGGTCAAGCGGATCGCCAAGCTCAGCAGCAGCGGCAAGGCGAGAGTGACCCTCAAGAACGTGAAGCGCGGCACGCACCGGATCCGTGCGGTCTTCTCCGGCAACGCCACGACGCTGGGCTCGACGTCGAAGGTCGTACGTCTCCGCGCGAGGTGA